One window of Vulpes vulpes isolate BD-2025 unplaced genomic scaffold, VulVul3 Bu000000756, whole genome shotgun sequence genomic DNA carries:
- the LOC140596620 gene encoding small ribosomal subunit protein uS11 isoform X2, with product MAPRKGKEKKEEQVISLGPQVAEGENVFGVCHIFASFNDTFVHVTDLSGKETICRVTGGMKVKADRDESSPYAAMLAAQDVAQRCKELGITALHIKLRATGGNRTKTPGPGAQSALRALARSGMKIGRIEDVTPIPSDSTRRKGGRRGRRL from the coding sequence ATGGCACCTCgtaaggggaaggaaaagaaggaagaacaggtcATCAGCCTTGGACCTCAAGTTGCTGAAGGAGAAAATGTGTTTGGTGTCTGCCACATATTTGCATCCTTCAATGACACTTTTGTCCATGTCACTGATCTTTCTGGCAAGGAAACCATCTGTCGTGTAACTGGTGGGATGAAGGTGAAGGCTGACCGAGATGAGTCTTCTCCCTACGCTGCCATGTTGGCTGCCCAGGATGTAGCCCAGAGGTGCAAGGAGCTGGGTATCACTGCTCTCCACATCAAACTCCGAgccacaggaggaaatagaaccaAGACCCCTGGACCTGGGGCCCAGTCAGCCCTCAGAGCCCTTGCCCGCTCAGGAATGAAGATTGGGCGGATTGAGGacgtcacccccatcccctccgaTAGCACCCGCAGGAAGGGGGGTCGCCGTGGTCGCCGTCTGTGA